The following coding sequences are from one Halobacteria archaeon AArc-dxtr1 window:
- a CDS encoding signal peptidase I, producing MIRSLLVRVGTSVLVLVVVALIVGQLLGQPILLGYVATGSMEPEMDAGDGFVAIPSAVSGSPSEGDVVVFQARELHGGELTTHRIVGETDEGYITKGDANPFTDQDGDEPPVTEGQIVATAWQVNGQVVTIPHLGTALMTFQNLAESVSSSVGGAVGATSTPDGESLGALVVGVGVALFGFGLLLDRTGVAARGTSRTRSRQNVLAFVTVVGLLLLLVVTFATAAMVVPSGTHEYEVRATESPSENPQIVEPGTTVELTRTVENAGFVPVVVAHDVQSDGVAIQPPDQTVGIRSEGETTITILTPDETGEYAYTIGEHRYLMVLPPSLLVALHDLHPLVAIGAVNAVLVGVVVSVFLLLFGSGDFRLRRPGGNVPLSTRLARKFR from the coding sequence ATGATCCGATCTCTCCTCGTCCGCGTCGGGACGTCCGTTCTCGTGTTGGTCGTCGTCGCCCTCATCGTCGGGCAGCTGCTCGGCCAGCCCATACTGCTGGGGTACGTCGCGACGGGGAGTATGGAACCGGAGATGGACGCCGGAGACGGGTTCGTCGCTATCCCGAGCGCCGTCTCGGGATCGCCATCCGAGGGTGACGTGGTCGTCTTCCAGGCGCGGGAGCTTCACGGCGGTGAGTTGACCACGCACCGAATCGTCGGTGAGACGGACGAGGGATATATCACCAAGGGAGATGCGAACCCCTTCACTGACCAGGATGGAGACGAACCGCCCGTGACGGAGGGCCAGATCGTCGCGACGGCGTGGCAAGTAAACGGCCAAGTCGTCACGATTCCCCATCTCGGAACGGCGCTGATGACGTTCCAGAATCTGGCCGAATCGGTCTCGAGTTCGGTCGGCGGCGCCGTTGGCGCCACGTCGACACCCGACGGAGAGAGCCTGGGTGCACTGGTCGTCGGCGTCGGTGTCGCCCTGTTCGGGTTCGGGCTCTTGCTCGACCGGACGGGTGTTGCCGCCCGCGGGACCTCGCGGACGCGGTCGCGACAGAACGTGCTCGCCTTCGTAACGGTCGTCGGTCTGCTGTTGTTACTCGTCGTAACGTTCGCGACCGCGGCGATGGTCGTCCCCTCCGGGACTCACGAGTACGAAGTCAGAGCCACCGAGTCTCCCTCCGAAAATCCCCAGATCGTCGAACCCGGGACGACCGTCGAACTCACACGTACTGTCGAGAACGCCGGATTCGTCCCCGTCGTCGTCGCCCACGACGTCCAAAGCGATGGCGTCGCGATCCAGCCGCCCGACCAGACGGTCGGCATTCGAAGCGAGGGTGAGACGACGATCACGATCCTGACGCCCGACGAGACGGGCGAGTACGCCTACACGATCGGTGAACACCGATATCTCATGGTGCTTCCCCCGTCGTTGCTCGTTGCACTTCACGATCTTCATCCACTCGTCGCGATCGGCGCCGTCAACGCCGTGCTGGTCGGCGTCGTCGTCAGCGTCTTCCTCCTGCTGTTTGGCAGCGGCGACTTCCGGTTGCGTCGTCCCGGTGGGAACGTTCCGCTCTCGACGCGACTCGCCCGCAAGTTCCGGTAA
- a CDS encoding ribosome biogenesis/translation initiation ATPase RLI: MADDSIAVVDLDRCQPDRCNYECKNYCPPNRTGKECITLRGEDADQGQPEQVHISEEICLGETCGICVEKCPFDAIEIINLPQELQDDPAHRYGENAFSLYGLPAPQEGKVTGILGPNGIGKTTAVRILAGELEPNLGRFEDPPDWDDVLEAYRGTELQDYIADVRDGDVTIARKPQYVDQIPKSFDGNTRELLAQTDERGALDDLVERLSIGPVMDQAIDDLSGGELQRVALAATLARDTDFYFLDEITPYLDIGQRVTAARLIRELAEEGDRSMLVVEHDLAILDLLADTIHVAYGEPGAYGVVTAPKSVRNGINEYLSGYLENENMRIRPNEIAFEEHAPRTATRSDVLVEYPDLTKSYGEGEFTLEVEGGKIRKNEVLGIVGPNGIGKSTFAKLLTGALEPEEGDADLDLDISYKPQYVTIDQHMRVDAFLSSITDQFGSSYWNTEIAGPLQLERIMEQNLSDLSGGERQRVAIAACLSDSADLYLLDEPSAHLDVEQRVQATSAIRRYAEQQDATVLVIDHDIYMMDLLADRLMVFDGEPAVRGRAGTPQPMREGMNEFLANLDVTFRRDERTSRPRINKPGSQLDREQQSAGEYYYAP, translated from the coding sequence ATGGCCGACGACAGCATCGCCGTCGTAGACTTAGATCGGTGCCAGCCCGATCGCTGTAACTACGAGTGTAAGAACTACTGTCCACCCAACCGCACGGGCAAAGAGTGTATCACGCTCCGGGGCGAGGACGCCGATCAGGGCCAGCCCGAGCAGGTTCACATCTCCGAGGAGATCTGTCTGGGCGAAACCTGTGGTATCTGCGTCGAGAAGTGCCCGTTCGACGCTATCGAGATCATCAACCTCCCCCAGGAGCTCCAGGACGACCCGGCCCACCGCTACGGCGAGAACGCCTTCTCGCTGTACGGCTTGCCCGCACCCCAGGAGGGGAAAGTAACTGGCATTCTCGGTCCGAACGGGATCGGGAAGACGACGGCCGTTCGCATCCTCGCAGGCGAACTCGAGCCCAACCTCGGACGGTTCGAGGATCCGCCGGACTGGGACGACGTGCTCGAAGCCTACCGCGGCACCGAACTGCAAGATTACATCGCCGACGTCCGCGACGGTGACGTTACCATCGCGCGCAAACCCCAGTACGTCGACCAGATTCCCAAGAGCTTCGACGGCAACACCCGTGAGCTCTTAGCACAGACGGACGAGCGTGGGGCACTCGACGACCTCGTCGAGCGACTCTCGATCGGTCCCGTCATGGACCAGGCGATCGACGATCTCTCCGGCGGCGAACTCCAGCGGGTCGCGCTCGCAGCCACGCTCGCCCGAGACACCGATTTCTACTTCCTGGACGAGATCACGCCGTATCTGGACATCGGCCAGCGCGTGACCGCGGCCCGACTGATCCGGGAACTCGCCGAGGAGGGCGACCGGTCGATGCTCGTCGTCGAGCACGACCTGGCTATTCTTGACCTGCTCGCGGATACGATCCACGTCGCCTACGGTGAGCCCGGCGCCTACGGTGTCGTCACGGCGCCAAAGTCGGTGCGAAACGGGATCAACGAGTATCTGTCGGGCTACCTCGAGAACGAGAACATGCGGATTCGGCCGAACGAGATCGCCTTCGAGGAGCACGCTCCCCGGACCGCGACCCGAAGCGACGTCTTAGTCGAGTACCCCGACCTCACGAAGAGCTACGGAGAGGGCGAGTTCACGCTCGAGGTCGAGGGCGGAAAGATCCGCAAGAACGAGGTGCTCGGCATCGTCGGTCCGAACGGAATCGGGAAGTCGACGTTCGCGAAGCTCCTGACCGGCGCGCTCGAACCCGAAGAGGGAGACGCCGACCTGGATCTCGACATCTCCTACAAACCGCAGTACGTGACCATCGACCAGCACATGCGGGTCGACGCCTTCCTCTCGTCGATCACGGACCAGTTCGGCTCCTCGTACTGGAACACCGAGATCGCGGGGCCGCTGCAACTCGAGCGCATCATGGAGCAAAATCTCTCGGATCTCTCCGGCGGGGAGCGCCAGCGGGTCGCGATCGCTGCGTGTCTCTCGGATTCGGCGGATCTGTACTTACTCGACGAGCCCTCTGCCCACCTGGACGTCGAACAGCGGGTGCAGGCGACGAGTGCGATCCGACGCTACGCCGAACAGCAGGACGCGACGGTGCTGGTAATCGACCACGACATCTACATGATGGACCTGCTGGCCGATCGGCTGATGGTCTTCGACGGTGAGCCCGCGGTTCGCGGTCGCGCCGGGACACCACAGCCCATGCGTGAGGGGATGAACGAGTTCCTCGCGAACTTGGACGTAACCTTCCGCCGGGACGAGCGCACCTCGCGCCCGCGGATCAACAAGCCCGGTTCGCAGCTCGATCGGGAGCAACAGAGCGCAGGCGAGTACTACTACGCGCCCTGA